In Brachypodium distachyon strain Bd21 chromosome 2, Brachypodium_distachyon_v3.0, whole genome shotgun sequence, one genomic interval encodes:
- the LOC100824189 gene encoding amino acid permease 3 isoform X2 produces the protein MGENGVGRQPYYPAMEVSGVENGHTAGSKCYDDDGRLKRTGTMWTASAHIITAVIGSGVLSLGWAIAQLGWVAGPAVMLLFSLVTYYTSALLSDCYRSGDETTGKRNYTYMDAVNANLSGIKVQICGFLQYANIVGVAIGYTIAASISMLAIKRANCFHAKGHVNPCHISSTPYMIIFGAAQIFFSQIPDFDQISWLSIVAAIMSFTYSTIGLGLGIVQVVANRGVKGSLTGISIGVVTPMDKVWRSLQAFGDIAFAYSYSLILIEIQDTIRAPPPSESKVMRRATVVSVATTTLFYMLCGCMGYAAFGDEAPGNLLTGFGFYEPFWLLDVANAAIVVHLVGAYQVYCQPLFAFVEKWAQQRWPKSSFIVGEIEVSFGFKVNLFRLTWRSAFVVATTVVSMLLPFFNDVVGFLGALGFWPLTVYFPVEMYIVQKKIPRWGSQWVCLQLLSLACLVITVASAAGSVAGIMSDLKVYKPFSTSD, from the exons ATGGGGGAGAACGGTGTGGGCAGGCAGCCGTACTACCCGGCCATGGAGGTATCCGGCGTGGAGAACGGCCACACGGCCGGCTCCAAGTgctacgacgacgacggccgccTCAAGCGCACCG GGACGATGTGGACGGCGAGCGCGCACATCATCACGGCGGTGATCGGGTCCGGGGTGCTGTCGCTGGGCTGGGCCATCGCGCAGCTGGGCTGGGTGGCCGGCCCGGCCGTCATGCTGCTCTTCTCCCTCGTCACCTACTACACCTCCGCGCTGCTCTCCGACTGCTACCGCTCCGGCGACGAGACCACCGGCAAGCGCAACTACACCTACATGGACGCCGTCAACGCCAACCTCA GTGGCATCAAGGTCCAGATCTGCGGTTTCCTGCAGTACGCGAACATCGTCGGCGTCGCCATCGGCTACAccatcgccgcctccatcAGCATGCT AGCTATCAAGAGGGCCAACTGTTTCCACGCCAAGGGTCACGTGAACCCGTGCCACATCTCGAGCACGCCCTACATGATCATCTTCGGGGCAGCgcagatcttcttctcccaaatcCCAGACTTCGACCAGATCTCCTGGCTATccatcgtcgccgccatcATGTCCTTCACCTACTCCACAATCGGGCTAGGCCTGGGCATCGTCCAGGTGGTGGCCAACAGGGGCGTCAAGGGCAGCCTTACCGGGATCAGCATCGGGGTCGTGACACCCATGGACAAAGTCTGGAGAAGCCTCCAGGCCTTCggcgacatcgccttcgcctACTCCTACTCCCTCATCCTCATCGAGATCCAGGACACCATCCGGGCGCCGCCCCCGTCCGAGTCCAAAGTCATGCGCCGGGCAACCGTGGTCAGCGTGGCGACCACCACGCTCTTCTACATGCTGTGCGGCTGCATGGGGTACGCGGCCTTCGGGGACGAGGCGCCAGGGAACCTCCTCACGGGGTTCGGCTTCTACGAGCCCTTCTGGCTCCTGGACGTCGCCAACGCCGCCATCGTGGTTCACCTCGTGGGAGCCTACCAGGTTTACTGCCAGCCGTTATTCGCGTTCGTGGAGAAGTGGGCGCAGCAGAGATGGCCCAAGTCGAGCTTCATCGTTGGGGAGATCGAGGTCTCCTTTGGGTTCAAGGTGAACCTCTTCAGGCTGACTTGGCGGTCGGCGTTCGTGGTGGCCACGACGGTCGTGTCCATGCTTCTGCCCTTCTTCAACGACGTCGTCGGCTTCCTCGGCGCGCTCGGGTTCTGGCCGCTCACGGTATACTTCCCCGTGGAGATGTACATCGTGCAGAAGAAGATACCCAGGTGGGGATCGCAGTGGGTTTGCCTGCAGCTGCTTAGCCTCGCCTGCCTCGTCATCaccgtcgcctccgccgccggatccgtcgccgGAATCATGTCCGATCTCAAGGTCTACAAACCGTTCTCCACCagtgactga
- the LOC100824189 gene encoding amino acid permease 3 isoform X1: protein MTAGAEMGENGVGRQPYYPAMEVSGVENGHTAGSKCYDDDGRLKRTGTMWTASAHIITAVIGSGVLSLGWAIAQLGWVAGPAVMLLFSLVTYYTSALLSDCYRSGDETTGKRNYTYMDAVNANLSGIKVQICGFLQYANIVGVAIGYTIAASISMLAIKRANCFHAKGHVNPCHISSTPYMIIFGAAQIFFSQIPDFDQISWLSIVAAIMSFTYSTIGLGLGIVQVVANRGVKGSLTGISIGVVTPMDKVWRSLQAFGDIAFAYSYSLILIEIQDTIRAPPPSESKVMRRATVVSVATTTLFYMLCGCMGYAAFGDEAPGNLLTGFGFYEPFWLLDVANAAIVVHLVGAYQVYCQPLFAFVEKWAQQRWPKSSFIVGEIEVSFGFKVNLFRLTWRSAFVVATTVVSMLLPFFNDVVGFLGALGFWPLTVYFPVEMYIVQKKIPRWGSQWVCLQLLSLACLVITVASAAGSVAGIMSDLKVYKPFSTSD, encoded by the exons ATGACGGCTGGTGCAGAGATGGGGGAGAACGGTGTGGGCAGGCAGCCGTACTACCCGGCCATGGAGGTATCCGGCGTGGAGAACGGCCACACGGCCGGCTCCAAGTgctacgacgacgacggccgccTCAAGCGCACCG GGACGATGTGGACGGCGAGCGCGCACATCATCACGGCGGTGATCGGGTCCGGGGTGCTGTCGCTGGGCTGGGCCATCGCGCAGCTGGGCTGGGTGGCCGGCCCGGCCGTCATGCTGCTCTTCTCCCTCGTCACCTACTACACCTCCGCGCTGCTCTCCGACTGCTACCGCTCCGGCGACGAGACCACCGGCAAGCGCAACTACACCTACATGGACGCCGTCAACGCCAACCTCA GTGGCATCAAGGTCCAGATCTGCGGTTTCCTGCAGTACGCGAACATCGTCGGCGTCGCCATCGGCTACAccatcgccgcctccatcAGCATGCT AGCTATCAAGAGGGCCAACTGTTTCCACGCCAAGGGTCACGTGAACCCGTGCCACATCTCGAGCACGCCCTACATGATCATCTTCGGGGCAGCgcagatcttcttctcccaaatcCCAGACTTCGACCAGATCTCCTGGCTATccatcgtcgccgccatcATGTCCTTCACCTACTCCACAATCGGGCTAGGCCTGGGCATCGTCCAGGTGGTGGCCAACAGGGGCGTCAAGGGCAGCCTTACCGGGATCAGCATCGGGGTCGTGACACCCATGGACAAAGTCTGGAGAAGCCTCCAGGCCTTCggcgacatcgccttcgcctACTCCTACTCCCTCATCCTCATCGAGATCCAGGACACCATCCGGGCGCCGCCCCCGTCCGAGTCCAAAGTCATGCGCCGGGCAACCGTGGTCAGCGTGGCGACCACCACGCTCTTCTACATGCTGTGCGGCTGCATGGGGTACGCGGCCTTCGGGGACGAGGCGCCAGGGAACCTCCTCACGGGGTTCGGCTTCTACGAGCCCTTCTGGCTCCTGGACGTCGCCAACGCCGCCATCGTGGTTCACCTCGTGGGAGCCTACCAGGTTTACTGCCAGCCGTTATTCGCGTTCGTGGAGAAGTGGGCGCAGCAGAGATGGCCCAAGTCGAGCTTCATCGTTGGGGAGATCGAGGTCTCCTTTGGGTTCAAGGTGAACCTCTTCAGGCTGACTTGGCGGTCGGCGTTCGTGGTGGCCACGACGGTCGTGTCCATGCTTCTGCCCTTCTTCAACGACGTCGTCGGCTTCCTCGGCGCGCTCGGGTTCTGGCCGCTCACGGTATACTTCCCCGTGGAGATGTACATCGTGCAGAAGAAGATACCCAGGTGGGGATCGCAGTGGGTTTGCCTGCAGCTGCTTAGCCTCGCCTGCCTCGTCATCaccgtcgcctccgccgccggatccgtcgccgGAATCATGTCCGATCTCAAGGTCTACAAACCGTTCTCCACCagtgactga
- the LOC104583158 gene encoding inactive leucine-rich repeat receptor-like serine/threonine-protein kinase At1g60630 has product MAAPPAVQLPKHALMMIRDCMSRPSSKGKTLQCMKIVEDIAFGLLHLHQHSSAGIVHGNLKPSNVLLRPDCESSLTDYGLVPALLHSSPSASLLYRAPETRFASSAIGGFTAASDVYSFGVLLTGRTPFQELLQADDIPAWATAKVSTGRNI; this is encoded by the exons ATGGCTGCTCCTCCAGCAGTCCAGCTACCAAAGCATGCCCTGATGATGATCAGAGATTGTAT GTCTCGGCCATCGAGCAAGGGGAAGACGCTGCAGTGCATGAAGATCGTCGAGGACATCGCCTTCGGGCTGCTGCACCTCCACCAGCATTCTTCTGCAGGCATCGTGCACGGGAACCTGAAACCGTCCAACGTGCTCCTGAGGCCCGACTGCGAGTCTTCCCTCACCGACTACGGCCTCGTGCCCGCGCTGCTCCACAGCAGCCCCTCCGCGTCTCTCCTCTACCGCGCCCCAGAGACGCGCTTCGCCTCATCCGCCATTGGGGGCTTCACGGCAGCGTccgacgtgtacagcttcgggGTGCTGCTGACGGGTCGGACGCCGTTCCAGGAGCTGCTCCAGGCGGATGACATCCCTGCCTGG GCTACAGCAAAAGTGTCGACCGGCCGTAACATCTAA
- the LOC100824803 gene encoding probable receptor-like protein kinase At1g11050 isoform X1: MPTSRLLRIIPLLLALLLASSLESAAGAGGGGGNGTCPLDLSYVPTFPWDPTPCGGAAPNMTACCQTLLSVLGIGLAERLHATGHFRLPSAGASAACLADLAAGIAAPPASLPGASLVQSCFPSPDEFTASPSFCAGVTTAAEYRAVVGNGTVAALDAACGPDIPSLPVCYRCLTAGIAATSPLIAAAANATAQSQQNCFYLTVMYAAGVSSIAGPTSPSTANCILGLGLSSPASPPHKSNNVAIYATTIPIAFILLMSALAFFVWRKRRHTKNKNRNQKIIQEGSSDRRPHLRPNTGSILFSIGELTKGTDHFADQNLIGRGGFGVVYRGVLADGSVVAIKKMLNPDMEGGDEEFTNEVEIISHLRHRNLVPLRGCCIVDDDIEEGKQMFLVYDFMPNGSLEEFIFRDEGGSKRPALTWAQRRTIIMDVAKGLEYLHYGVKPAIYHRDIKATNILLDAEMRARVADFGLARRSREGQSHLTTRVAGTHGYLAPEYALYGQLTEKSDVYSFGVLVLEILSARHVLDMTAPAGPVLITDWAWTLIKAGQAREVLDETLSTGESPRGEVMERFILVGILCAHVMVALRPTITEAVKMLEGDMDIPEIPDRPLPYGHSMMFSEAGSNFSASPAISGPLMDNGDMLSNHHQDKDKLFTIWQQGQGATERT; this comes from the exons ATGCCGACCTCGAGGCTCCTGAGGATTATCCCGCTACTCCTGGCGCTTCTGCTCGCCAGCTCGCTGGAGAGCGCGGctggagcaggcggcggcggcggcaacggtaCGTGCCCGCTGGACCTGAGCTACGTGCCGACGTTCCCGTGGGACCCCACGCCGTGCGGGGGCGCCGCGCCGAACATGACAGCCTGCTGCCAGACGCTGCTCTCCGTGCTCGGCATCGGCCTTGCGGAGCGGCTCCACGCCACGGGCCACTTCCGCCTCCCGTCCGcgggcgcctccgccgcgtgCCTCGCCGACCTCGCGGCGGGgatcgccgcgccgccggcgtccctCCCGGGCGCCTCGCTCGTGCAGTCCTGCTTCCCGTCGCCGGACGAGTTCACCGCATCCCCGTCCTTCTGCGCCGGCGTCACCACCGCCGCGGAGTACAGGGCCGTCGTCGGGAACGGTACCGTCGCCGCCCTGGACGCCGCCTGCGGCCCCGACATCCCCTCGCTGCCGGTCTGCTACCGCTGCCTCACTGCCGGcatcgccgccacctcccccctcatcgccgccgccgccaacgccacGGCCCAGTCGCAGCAGAACTGCTTCTACCTCACCGTCATGTACGCCGCTGGGGTCTCCAGCATCGCGGGGCCCACCTCCCCCTCCACCGCCAATTGCATCCTCGGCCTCGGCCTATCCTCCCCTGCCTCCCCGCCTCACAAGTCCAATAACGTGGCCATCTATGCTACAACTATCCCAATCGCCTTCATCCTGCTCATGTCAGCTCTGGCATTCTTTGTCTGGAGAAAAAGAAGGCAtacgaagaacaagaacagaAACCAGAAGATCATTCAGGAGGGGTCGTCAGATCGGCGCCCCCACTTGCGGCCTAACACCGGGTCGATACTATTCAGCATTGGGGAACTGACCAAGGGGACAGACCACTTTGCGGACCAAAACCTCATCGGGCGTGGTGGGTTCGGAGTTGTCTACCGCGGCGTGCTCGCGGATGGCTCTGTTGTTGCCATCAAGAAGATGCTCAACCCGGACATGGAGGGTGGGGACGAGGAATTCACCAACGAGGTGGAGATCATCAGCCATCTCCGACACAGAAACCTGGTGCCTTTGCGTGGCTGCTGCATTGTTGATGACGACATAGAGGAAGGGAAGCAGATGTTCCTCGTGTATGACTTTATGCCAAATGGATCGCTCGAGGAGTTCATATTCCGGGACGAGGGAGGCAGCAAGCGGCCAGCATTGACATGGGCGCAGCGGAGGACCATAATAATGGATGTGGCGAAGGGGCTAGAATATCTGCATTATGGTGTCAAACCGGCGATCTATCACAGGGACATTAAGGCGACCAACATATTGCTTGACGCTGAGATGCGTGCCCGTGTGGCAGATTTTGGGCTGGCCAGGAGAAGCCGAGAGGGGCAGTCTCACCTCACGACGCGTGTTGCCGGCACACATGGTTACCTGGCGCCAGAGTATGCACTCTATGGACAATTGACAGAGAAGAGCGACGTGTATAGCTTCGGCGTTCTCGTGCTTGAGATATTAAGTGCAAGGCATGTGCTCGACATGACAGCTCCGGCAGGACCAGTACTGATTACCGACTGGGCATGGACGCTCATTAAGGCTGGTCAGGCAAGGGAGGTGCTCGACGAGACCTTGTCGACAGGTGAGAGCCCAAGAGGAGAGGTCATGGAGAGGTTTATTCTTGTTGGAATCCTGTGCGCGCACGTGATGGTGGCGCTCCGACCAACCATCACAGAGGCGGTAAAAATGCTGGAGGGGGACATGGACATACCAGAGATACCGGACCGGCCGCTGCCGTATGGCCACAGCATGATGTTCAGCGAAGCGGGGAGCAACTTCAGCGCTTCGCCGGCTATCAGTGGCCCACTGATGGATAATGGGGACATGCTTAG CAACCATCACCAAGACAAAGACAAACTGTTCACTATCTggcaacaaggacaaggagcAACTGAACGGACATGA
- the LOC100824803 gene encoding probable receptor-like protein kinase At1g11050 isoform X2, which produces MPTSRLLRIIPLLLALLLASSLESAAGAGGGGGNGTCPLDLSYVPTFPWDPTPCGGAAPNMTACCQTLLSVLGIGLAERLHATGHFRLPSAGASAACLADLAAGIAAPPASLPGASLVQSCFPSPDEFTASPSFCAGVTTAAEYRAVVGNGTVAALDAACGPDIPSLPVCYRCLTAGIAATSPLIAAAANATAQSQQNCFYLTVMYAAGVSSIAGPTSPSTANCILGLGLSSPASPPHKSNNVAIYATTIPIAFILLMSALAFFVWRKRRHTKNKNRNQKIIQEGSSDRRPHLRPNTGSILFSIGELTKGTDHFADQNLIGRGGFGVVYRGVLADGSVVAIKKMLNPDMEGGDEEFTNEVEIISHLRHRNLVPLRGCCIVDDDIEEGKQMFLVYDFMPNGSLEEFIFRDEGGSKRPALTWAQRRTIIMDVAKGLEYLHYGVKPAIYHRDIKATNILLDAEMRARVADFGLARRSREGQSHLTTRVAGTHGYLAPEYALYGQLTEKSDVYSFGVLVLEILSARHVLDMTAPAGPVLITDWAWTLIKAGQAREVLDETLSTGESPRGEVMERFILVGILCAHVMVALRPTITEAVKMLEGDMDIPEIPDRPLPYGHSMMFSEAGSNFSASPAISGPLMDNGDMLR; this is translated from the coding sequence ATGCCGACCTCGAGGCTCCTGAGGATTATCCCGCTACTCCTGGCGCTTCTGCTCGCCAGCTCGCTGGAGAGCGCGGctggagcaggcggcggcggcggcaacggtaCGTGCCCGCTGGACCTGAGCTACGTGCCGACGTTCCCGTGGGACCCCACGCCGTGCGGGGGCGCCGCGCCGAACATGACAGCCTGCTGCCAGACGCTGCTCTCCGTGCTCGGCATCGGCCTTGCGGAGCGGCTCCACGCCACGGGCCACTTCCGCCTCCCGTCCGcgggcgcctccgccgcgtgCCTCGCCGACCTCGCGGCGGGgatcgccgcgccgccggcgtccctCCCGGGCGCCTCGCTCGTGCAGTCCTGCTTCCCGTCGCCGGACGAGTTCACCGCATCCCCGTCCTTCTGCGCCGGCGTCACCACCGCCGCGGAGTACAGGGCCGTCGTCGGGAACGGTACCGTCGCCGCCCTGGACGCCGCCTGCGGCCCCGACATCCCCTCGCTGCCGGTCTGCTACCGCTGCCTCACTGCCGGcatcgccgccacctcccccctcatcgccgccgccgccaacgccacGGCCCAGTCGCAGCAGAACTGCTTCTACCTCACCGTCATGTACGCCGCTGGGGTCTCCAGCATCGCGGGGCCCACCTCCCCCTCCACCGCCAATTGCATCCTCGGCCTCGGCCTATCCTCCCCTGCCTCCCCGCCTCACAAGTCCAATAACGTGGCCATCTATGCTACAACTATCCCAATCGCCTTCATCCTGCTCATGTCAGCTCTGGCATTCTTTGTCTGGAGAAAAAGAAGGCAtacgaagaacaagaacagaAACCAGAAGATCATTCAGGAGGGGTCGTCAGATCGGCGCCCCCACTTGCGGCCTAACACCGGGTCGATACTATTCAGCATTGGGGAACTGACCAAGGGGACAGACCACTTTGCGGACCAAAACCTCATCGGGCGTGGTGGGTTCGGAGTTGTCTACCGCGGCGTGCTCGCGGATGGCTCTGTTGTTGCCATCAAGAAGATGCTCAACCCGGACATGGAGGGTGGGGACGAGGAATTCACCAACGAGGTGGAGATCATCAGCCATCTCCGACACAGAAACCTGGTGCCTTTGCGTGGCTGCTGCATTGTTGATGACGACATAGAGGAAGGGAAGCAGATGTTCCTCGTGTATGACTTTATGCCAAATGGATCGCTCGAGGAGTTCATATTCCGGGACGAGGGAGGCAGCAAGCGGCCAGCATTGACATGGGCGCAGCGGAGGACCATAATAATGGATGTGGCGAAGGGGCTAGAATATCTGCATTATGGTGTCAAACCGGCGATCTATCACAGGGACATTAAGGCGACCAACATATTGCTTGACGCTGAGATGCGTGCCCGTGTGGCAGATTTTGGGCTGGCCAGGAGAAGCCGAGAGGGGCAGTCTCACCTCACGACGCGTGTTGCCGGCACACATGGTTACCTGGCGCCAGAGTATGCACTCTATGGACAATTGACAGAGAAGAGCGACGTGTATAGCTTCGGCGTTCTCGTGCTTGAGATATTAAGTGCAAGGCATGTGCTCGACATGACAGCTCCGGCAGGACCAGTACTGATTACCGACTGGGCATGGACGCTCATTAAGGCTGGTCAGGCAAGGGAGGTGCTCGACGAGACCTTGTCGACAGGTGAGAGCCCAAGAGGAGAGGTCATGGAGAGGTTTATTCTTGTTGGAATCCTGTGCGCGCACGTGATGGTGGCGCTCCGACCAACCATCACAGAGGCGGTAAAAATGCTGGAGGGGGACATGGACATACCAGAGATACCGGACCGGCCGCTGCCGTATGGCCACAGCATGATGTTCAGCGAAGCGGGGAGCAACTTCAGCGCTTCGCCGGCTATCAGTGGCCCACTGATGGATAATGGGGACATGCTTAGGTGA
- the LOC100825104 gene encoding MADS-box transcription factor 4-like, giving the protein MGRGKIEIKRIENTSNRHVTFAKRRAGLVKKAREISVLCDAEVGVVIFSSAGKLHDFCSPKTTLPRILEKYQTNSGKILWDEKHKSISAEIDRVKKENDNMQIELRQVHMKGEDLNSLQPKELIAIEEALQNGQTNLRDKQMEHWKMHRRNEKMLEDEHKLLAFRMHQQDAELSNGMREMELGYHHARDFAPQMPFTFRVQPSHPNLQEDK; this is encoded by the exons ATGGGCCGCGGCAAGATTGAGATCAAGAGGATCGAGAACACGTCGAACCGGCACGTGACCTTCGCGAAGCGCCGGGCCGGGCTAGTCAAGAAAGCCCGCGAGATCAGCGTGCTCTGCGACGCCGAGGTCGGCGTCGTCATCTTCTCCAGCGCCGGCAAGCTCCATGACTTCTGCTCGCCTAAGACCAC GCTACCGAGGATCCTGGAGAAGTACCAGACTAACTCTGGGAAGATTCTGTGGGATGAGAAGCACAAG AGCATCAGCGCAGAGATCGACCGGGTGAAGAAGGAGAACGACAACATGCAGATCGAGCTCAGGCAAGT GCATATGAAAGGAGAGGATCTGAACTCCCTGCAGCCCAAGGAGCTGATCGCGATTGAGGAGGCGCTTCAGAACGGCCAGACCAACCTGAGGGACAAGCAG ATGGAGCACTGGAAGATGCATAGGAGGAAT GAGAAGATGCTGGAGGACGAACACAAGCTGCTGGCTTTTAGGATG CACCAGCAGGATGCTGAGCTGAGCAATGGCATGAGGGAGATGGAGCTTGGGTACCATCACGCAAGGGATTTTGCTCCCCAGATGCCGTTCACCTTCCGAGTGCAGCCCAGCCACCCCAACTTGCAGGAAGACAAGTAG
- the LOC100825104 gene encoding MADS-box transcription factor 4-like isoform X2 — protein sequence MGRGKIEIKRIENTSNRHVTFAKRRAGLVKKAREISVLCDAEVGVVIFSSAGKLHDFCSPKTTLPRILEKYQTNSGKILWDEKHKSISAEIDRVKKENDNMQIELRHMKGEDLNSLQPKELIAIEEALQNGQTNLRDKQMEHWKMHRRNEKMLEDEHKLLAFRMHQQDAELSNGMREMELGYHHARDFAPQMPFTFRVQPSHPNLQEDK from the exons ATGGGCCGCGGCAAGATTGAGATCAAGAGGATCGAGAACACGTCGAACCGGCACGTGACCTTCGCGAAGCGCCGGGCCGGGCTAGTCAAGAAAGCCCGCGAGATCAGCGTGCTCTGCGACGCCGAGGTCGGCGTCGTCATCTTCTCCAGCGCCGGCAAGCTCCATGACTTCTGCTCGCCTAAGACCAC GCTACCGAGGATCCTGGAGAAGTACCAGACTAACTCTGGGAAGATTCTGTGGGATGAGAAGCACAAG AGCATCAGCGCAGAGATCGACCGGGTGAAGAAGGAGAACGACAACATGCAGATCGAGCTCAG GCATATGAAAGGAGAGGATCTGAACTCCCTGCAGCCCAAGGAGCTGATCGCGATTGAGGAGGCGCTTCAGAACGGCCAGACCAACCTGAGGGACAAGCAG ATGGAGCACTGGAAGATGCATAGGAGGAAT GAGAAGATGCTGGAGGACGAACACAAGCTGCTGGCTTTTAGGATG CACCAGCAGGATGCTGAGCTGAGCAATGGCATGAGGGAGATGGAGCTTGGGTACCATCACGCAAGGGATTTTGCTCCCCAGATGCCGTTCACCTTCCGAGTGCAGCCCAGCCACCCCAACTTGCAGGAAGACAAGTAG
- the LOC100825104 gene encoding MADS-box transcription factor 4-like isoform X1 — MGRGKIEIKRIENTSNRHVTFAKRRAGLVKKAREISVLCDAEVGVVIFSSAGKLHDFCSPKTTSVISLSPPFLCLWCSLCSSKCYVFFGTDHKEAKPWLAVRLPRILEKYQTNSGKILWDEKHKSISAEIDRVKKENDNMQIELRHMKGEDLNSLQPKELIAIEEALQNGQTNLRDKQMEHWKMHRRNEKMLEDEHKLLAFRMHQQDAELSNGMREMELGYHHARDFAPQMPFTFRVQPSHPNLQEDK, encoded by the exons ATGGGCCGCGGCAAGATTGAGATCAAGAGGATCGAGAACACGTCGAACCGGCACGTGACCTTCGCGAAGCGCCGGGCCGGGCTAGTCAAGAAAGCCCGCGAGATCAGCGTGCTCTGCGACGCCGAGGTCGGCGTCGTCATCTTCTCCAGCGCCGGCAAGCTCCATGACTTCTGCTCGCCTAAGACCACGTCAgttatctctctctctccaccgTTTCTTTGTCTTTGGTGTTCTTTATGTTCTAGCAAGTGCTATGTCTTCTTTGGAACCGATCACAAAGAAGCAAAACCTTGGCTTGCTGTTAGGCTACCGAGGATCCTGGAGAAGTACCAGACTAACTCTGGGAAGATTCTGTGGGATGAGAAGCACAAG AGCATCAGCGCAGAGATCGACCGGGTGAAGAAGGAGAACGACAACATGCAGATCGAGCTCAG GCATATGAAAGGAGAGGATCTGAACTCCCTGCAGCCCAAGGAGCTGATCGCGATTGAGGAGGCGCTTCAGAACGGCCAGACCAACCTGAGGGACAAGCAG ATGGAGCACTGGAAGATGCATAGGAGGAAT GAGAAGATGCTGGAGGACGAACACAAGCTGCTGGCTTTTAGGATG CACCAGCAGGATGCTGAGCTGAGCAATGGCATGAGGGAGATGGAGCTTGGGTACCATCACGCAAGGGATTTTGCTCCCCAGATGCCGTTCACCTTCCGAGTGCAGCCCAGCCACCCCAACTTGCAGGAAGACAAGTAG